The proteins below are encoded in one region of Myxococcales bacterium:
- a CDS encoding transcriptional repressor, which produces MMAMLESKSTAADIRMAGLRGTRSRMAVLELLRGAERPLTHSEVVDAFVDEPWDRATLYRNLVDMAEAGLLRRISLGSTWHFEASQSMQGQVKLHPHFVCDACGHVECTPEVQMQLKGSRKSSKAIQRGQIEIQLHGLCDACQ; this is translated from the coding sequence TTGATGGCGATGTTAGAAAGCAAAAGTACGGCAGCGGATATTCGCATGGCAGGATTGCGCGGCACGCGTTCGCGCATGGCTGTACTTGAGTTGCTTCGTGGTGCAGAAAGGCCTTTGACACACAGCGAAGTTGTTGACGCTTTTGTTGATGAGCCGTGGGATCGGGCAACCCTGTATCGCAATCTTGTCGACATGGCTGAGGCGGGCCTGTTGAGGCGTATTTCGCTTGGCTCGACTTGGCATTTTGAGGCTTCGCAAAGCATGCAAGGTCAAGTAAAACTGCATCCGCATTTTGTTTGTGATGCCTGTGGTCATGTTGAATGTACACCTGAGGTGCAAATGCAGCTCAAGGGATCTCGCAAAAGCAGCAAAGCGATTCAACGCGGTCAAATCGAAATACAGCTCCATGGCCTTTGCGATGCCTGCCAGTAG
- a CDS encoding TonB family protein codes for MGKVSQILILLCGSLLATQGFAQDDGQSGTTGEKQAPPADAEPAPLPEQDDKPVASEGVRPPRLLLAPAPVYPKGRIREGLHPTVMVEIVLDAEGKVTNAKIEHSAGKDFDEAAFEAVRTWSFEPAYRDGKAVSSRLHVAVHFELPAFDIATSEGQVSAIPRVAHPQTHEVPSPHQEKKEARTKDFSATAQVDLEDLRHEVRASSDYTLDRKVLAASPKREGADILQSAPGVFVARPEGDAVAHRIMLRGFDAEHGQDLELKVGGIPINLPSHIHGQGYADLGFLIPEVVERMHVSEGVYDPKQGDFAVAGSVEFDLGAQERGLDLKTSYGSFDTLKLVGVWSPPEENRGTFGAFRYRQSDGFGQNRASQSASSIVQGNFRSGAWRYRATGIVYGARADLAGVLRMDDIDAGRVGYYDVYPYPTAQKQSALAARMLGALRAEYRGKEGQNADLGLWLSYDHFRLQENFTGFVQRSQTLEDVSGRGDLIAQRNRTTSIGSYARFLSAPYTLSSWAKLRTELGISGRMDSINQGQDLIDASLRNQRWDRRIDADILGLDLGFWGDLAWKFTNNLICARAFEPTRFTTISMIISGISLRSLGPLTPILWAFSAALTASPPAHAPVPNIACSRGLLCLEATAKAIARLKQEHLRMARTHRLQKCVQEISG; via the coding sequence ATGGGAAAAGTCAGTCAAATCTTAATACTGTTGTGCGGCAGCCTCCTTGCAACCCAAGGCTTTGCGCAAGACGACGGACAAAGCGGTACGACTGGCGAAAAACAGGCGCCTCCTGCAGATGCTGAGCCAGCGCCGCTCCCTGAGCAAGATGACAAGCCAGTCGCGTCTGAGGGCGTGAGACCTCCGCGACTGCTCTTGGCACCAGCGCCAGTGTATCCCAAAGGTCGTATACGAGAGGGTCTGCATCCAACCGTGATGGTTGAGATCGTACTTGATGCAGAAGGCAAAGTTACAAACGCTAAGATTGAGCATTCCGCTGGTAAGGACTTTGATGAAGCTGCGTTTGAGGCCGTTCGTACCTGGAGTTTTGAGCCCGCTTATCGGGACGGGAAAGCCGTTTCGAGTCGATTGCATGTCGCCGTGCATTTTGAGTTACCCGCTTTTGACATCGCGACCAGCGAAGGACAGGTCAGTGCGATACCGCGTGTGGCCCACCCGCAAACACACGAAGTGCCATCGCCACACCAAGAGAAAAAAGAAGCCCGTACGAAAGACTTCAGTGCAACCGCACAAGTTGATCTTGAAGACCTGAGACACGAGGTGCGAGCAAGCTCCGATTATACCCTGGATCGCAAAGTGCTTGCAGCAAGCCCAAAGCGTGAAGGCGCGGACATTTTGCAGTCTGCTCCGGGAGTATTTGTCGCAAGACCCGAAGGAGATGCGGTTGCACATCGCATCATGTTACGCGGCTTTGATGCCGAGCATGGTCAAGATCTCGAACTCAAAGTGGGCGGCATCCCGATTAACCTTCCATCGCACATTCATGGCCAAGGTTATGCCGATCTTGGCTTTCTCATTCCAGAAGTGGTCGAGCGGATGCATGTGAGCGAAGGCGTCTATGATCCTAAGCAAGGCGATTTCGCAGTTGCTGGATCGGTTGAATTTGATCTTGGTGCACAGGAACGTGGGCTTGATTTAAAAACAAGCTACGGTTCATTCGATACGCTCAAACTGGTGGGGGTGTGGTCACCGCCCGAAGAGAACCGCGGCACCTTTGGTGCTTTTCGCTACAGGCAAAGCGATGGCTTTGGTCAAAACCGCGCGTCGCAAAGTGCCAGTAGCATTGTGCAAGGGAATTTTCGAAGTGGAGCCTGGCGTTATCGCGCAACCGGCATTGTTTACGGAGCACGCGCTGATCTCGCAGGTGTTTTACGAATGGATGATATCGATGCTGGCCGCGTCGGCTACTATGACGTGTATCCTTATCCAACCGCTCAAAAACAAAGCGCGCTTGCTGCTCGCATGCTTGGAGCGTTGCGTGCCGAGTACCGAGGGAAAGAAGGTCAGAATGCCGATCTCGGTTTATGGCTTAGCTACGATCATTTCAGACTTCAAGAAAACTTCACAGGTTTTGTGCAGCGCTCACAAACCCTTGAAGATGTATCAGGACGGGGCGACCTCATTGCTCAACGCAACCGCACAACATCAATCGGAAGTTATGCACGTTTCCTAAGTGCTCCATACACTTTGTCTTCCTGGGCCAAGTTGCGAACTGAACTTGGCATCTCCGGGCGCATGGATTCAATTAACCAAGGACAAGATCTCATTGACGCTTCCTTGCGCAACCAACGTTGGGATCGACGGATCGACGCAGATATTCTTGGCCTCGATCTGGGGTTTTGGGGCGACTTAGCATGGAAATTCACGAACAATTTGATCTGCGCACGGGCCTTCGAGCCAACGCGCTTTACTACGATATCAATGATCATCTCGGGAATTTCGCTCCGCTCACTCGGCCCGCTGACACCTATATTGTGGGCTTTCAGCGCAGCGCTTACGGCCTCGCCGCCGGCCCACGCACCAGTGCCGAATATCGCATGCTCTCGTGGCTTACTTTGCTTGGAAGCTACGGCGAAGGCTATCGCTCGCCTCAAGCAAGAACACTTGAGGATGGCCAGGACGCACCGTTTACAAAAGTGCGTTCAGGAGATCTCGGGATAA
- a CDS encoding TonB-dependent receptor has translation MRSGDLGIKLHFDPELQIALTAFYTWLSNDIAFDAREGRLERIGQSRRMGSVLYIKTQPSRWLLGTLSVTYVDAELLDPPPPTADDPQPPFEKGQNLPYIPPLVVRTDLSASQTLIDDFYAAELNAKFGLGFSFLSSRPLPYGRFADPVALLDSSVVLSWKNLGLSFEIYNLLDSQYAAAVYNFSSNWNPNAPQTRLPEQHIAAGAPRTFMSTLQVKL, from the coding sequence GTGCGTTCAGGAGATCTCGGGATAAAGCTGCACTTTGATCCAGAACTTCAAATCGCACTGACCGCATTTTACACTTGGCTATCGAATGACATCGCTTTTGATGCACGCGAGGGACGCTTGGAGCGTATCGGTCAATCACGGCGCATGGGTTCGGTGCTTTATATTAAAACACAACCTTCGCGCTGGCTACTTGGAACCTTATCGGTGACTTACGTCGATGCAGAGCTGCTTGATCCGCCCCCTCCTACAGCAGACGATCCGCAGCCTCCTTTTGAAAAGGGACAAAACCTTCCTTATATTCCACCGCTTGTGGTGCGCACGGACTTAAGTGCAAGCCAGACACTGATCGATGATTTTTACGCCGCTGAGCTCAATGCTAAATTTGGTTTAGGATTTTCTTTTCTATCTTCACGTCCACTACCCTACGGTCGTTTCGCTGACCCAGTTGCACTCTTGGACAGCTCCGTTGTCTTGAGTTGGAAAAACTTGGGCTTGAGTTTTGAGATCTACAATTTGCTCGATAGCCAATATGCTGCTGCAGTCTACAACTTCAGTTCAAACTGGAATCCGAATGCACCACAGACGCGTCTGCCAGAGCAACACATCGCGGCTGGAGCGCCGCGTACCTTTATGAGCACTTTGCAGGTGAAGCTATGA
- a CDS encoding FHA domain-containing protein, with protein sequence MPQALKAELYLKGRLLKVFTFSHDAIAIGRDPNADIFIDNGSVSWEHSRIFLKGPSVLVQDLGSANGTFLNEKRIEQAPVNQGDSIGVGKFTIKIDFNVDESAANFAMHQSRLAQQAPMIPSRTVHLSPQEIQTMRDATAKLQKPKIMQEPVVLPTAKAPSWLPWALVVVLAAILGGVAIKLLAT encoded by the coding sequence ATGCCTCAGGCTCTCAAAGCGGAGTTGTATCTCAAAGGGCGGTTGCTCAAGGTGTTTACCTTTAGCCACGACGCCATTGCTATTGGGCGCGATCCAAATGCCGATATTTTTATTGATAATGGCAGCGTCTCTTGGGAGCACAGCCGCATTTTTTTGAAAGGACCCTCCGTTCTTGTTCAAGATCTTGGATCGGCCAATGGCACCTTTCTAAATGAAAAGCGAATTGAACAAGCGCCGGTCAATCAAGGTGACAGCATTGGTGTGGGTAAGTTTACGATAAAGATCGATTTTAACGTCGATGAATCTGCGGCAAACTTTGCCATGCATCAAAGCCGTTTGGCTCAACAGGCACCCATGATTCCGAGTCGTACTGTTCATCTCTCGCCGCAAGAGATTCAAACGATGCGCGATGCAACAGCGAAACTTCAAAAGCCAAAAATAATGCAGGAGCCGGTCGTATTGCCGACTGCAAAGGCTCCATCCTGGCTTCCCTGGGCCTTGGTGGTTGTACTAGCCGCAATATTGGGCGGTGTCGCGATCAAGTTGCTTGCAACTTAG
- a CDS encoding PBP1A family penicillin-binding protein, translating into MAKRRSKKRPPKESWLAKALRRLLVLAFVMIALAATVLASVFWYYSRDLPTVETLRKYQPPQITYVYDRNGILIGELFNERRTVVPLSKIPRVMVLSVLAAEDADFYRHRGLDYPGILRALFRDIISGRRVQGASTITQQVVKNLLLSHERTFRRKIRELILARRLEQEMSKDEILNLYVNTIYFGHGRYGVQEASRFYFGKDVEKISLAEASLIAGIPQAPVRLSPRDNPEAAKNRQTFVLDQLQAKRDVYWSDLSEEEIAKARDTQVKLSDASKQGDRAPELVRQVRAELNESFGEDRVKDGGFRVTTTLDLALQIKVRNALRAGLRDFDHRHGAQAPFRVKGRKDKNKALGKLKIGKTYWAQVVEADDEKQQLHLKLGEYDAVVGIDSADRYNPKQLSASKFAKQGVSLPVRVLSDAEDSNIIGVKNVQVQLDLGPQGAAIVMNPATREVLAMVGNYSDDSGFDRASQALRQPGSAFKPIVYAYAIQSRRFTPASIVLDAPEVFDKYMPKNYETWNFQGAVRLRYALAKSINLVAIRVIEELGPKHVAEFGHQLGISTPLEESLPLALGASAVFPIELVNAYATFASGGVYEKPKFIRRILDSNGERVELPRRDEAVQVLSPAEAYVVTSMLTSVVRIGTATAAQSLGTEAAGKTGTSNRARDAWFVGYTPNTLAGVWVGFDNNRPLGRGESGGRTALPVWIDVIRSAEGQNSNEKFVVPPGVMWAKIDPESGKLAYEGMPDAIDEVFLEGTVPSEMALDPSVADPTDFMMEQQADTIDTQ; encoded by the coding sequence ATGGCAAAACGCAGAAGTAAAAAAAGACCACCCAAAGAATCCTGGCTTGCAAAAGCTTTGCGTCGCTTACTTGTTTTAGCTTTTGTCATGATAGCCTTAGCTGCGACAGTTTTAGCCTCGGTGTTTTGGTACTACTCTCGAGACTTGCCCACGGTTGAGACGCTGCGCAAATACCAGCCTCCACAAATTACCTACGTTTACGACCGTAATGGAATACTCATTGGTGAACTCTTCAATGAGCGCCGGACTGTGGTTCCTCTAAGCAAGATTCCACGCGTGATGGTGCTTTCGGTGCTTGCTGCTGAAGATGCCGATTTTTACCGCCATCGCGGTTTGGACTACCCCGGTATTTTACGTGCTCTCTTTCGCGATATAATTAGCGGACGCCGTGTTCAAGGCGCCAGTACCATTACGCAACAGGTTGTAAAAAACCTATTGCTAAGTCACGAGCGTACCTTTCGCCGTAAAATTCGGGAGCTTATTCTTGCACGGCGTCTCGAGCAGGAAATGAGCAAAGATGAGATTCTGAACCTCTATGTGAATACCATCTATTTTGGTCATGGACGCTATGGTGTTCAAGAAGCAAGCCGTTTTTATTTTGGTAAAGATGTTGAGAAAATATCACTTGCCGAAGCATCGCTTATTGCTGGTATCCCGCAGGCTCCCGTGCGCCTTTCGCCGCGTGATAATCCTGAAGCTGCCAAAAATCGGCAAACTTTTGTGTTGGATCAACTGCAAGCAAAGCGTGATGTTTATTGGTCTGATTTAAGCGAAGAGGAAATCGCAAAAGCCCGAGATACTCAAGTAAAACTTAGCGATGCATCGAAGCAAGGGGATCGTGCTCCTGAACTTGTTCGACAAGTTAGAGCCGAACTCAATGAAAGTTTTGGCGAAGACAGGGTCAAAGATGGTGGTTTCAGAGTGACCACTACCCTGGATCTCGCGCTACAGATCAAAGTCCGAAACGCACTGCGTGCCGGTCTTAGAGATTTTGATCATCGGCATGGAGCGCAGGCGCCATTTCGTGTCAAAGGGCGTAAAGATAAAAACAAAGCACTTGGTAAGTTGAAAATTGGCAAGACTTATTGGGCGCAGGTTGTTGAAGCCGATGATGAAAAACAGCAACTCCATCTCAAGCTTGGTGAATACGATGCTGTCGTTGGGATTGACAGCGCGGATCGTTACAATCCAAAACAGCTTTCTGCCAGTAAGTTTGCCAAGCAAGGCGTCTCGTTGCCCGTTCGGGTGCTTTCAGATGCAGAGGATAGCAACATCATTGGGGTTAAGAATGTCCAGGTTCAGCTCGACCTAGGTCCTCAAGGCGCAGCGATTGTTATGAATCCCGCGACTCGTGAAGTGCTGGCGATGGTGGGAAACTATTCGGACGATTCCGGTTTCGATCGCGCAAGCCAAGCGCTGCGACAACCGGGCAGTGCGTTTAAACCCATCGTTTACGCTTACGCTATACAAAGTAGACGCTTCACGCCAGCAAGCATCGTTCTTGATGCGCCCGAAGTCTTTGATAAGTACATGCCGAAGAACTACGAGACTTGGAACTTTCAAGGTGCTGTTCGCCTTCGTTATGCTCTCGCTAAATCAATCAATCTTGTGGCCATTCGAGTGATCGAAGAGCTTGGTCCAAAGCACGTTGCTGAGTTTGGACATCAACTTGGTATTTCAACGCCGCTGGAGGAAAGCTTGCCCCTGGCATTGGGCGCCAGTGCCGTCTTTCCAATTGAGCTCGTGAATGCTTACGCTACTTTTGCTTCAGGCGGGGTGTACGAAAAACCAAAGTTTATCCGACGCATTCTAGATTCGAATGGCGAGCGAGTGGAGCTTCCTCGGCGTGATGAGGCTGTGCAAGTTCTGAGCCCAGCGGAAGCGTACGTCGTGACAAGCATGTTAACAAGCGTCGTACGCATCGGAACTGCGACTGCTGCTCAAAGTCTTGGCACCGAAGCGGCCGGTAAGACAGGAACAAGTAACCGTGCGCGGGATGCTTGGTTTGTGGGCTACACACCGAACACCCTGGCCGGCGTGTGGGTTGGTTTTGATAACAATCGCCCGCTTGGCCGCGGAGAGAGTGGCGGCAGAACTGCCCTTCCGGTATGGATTGACGTGATCCGTAGCGCGGAAGGCCAAAACAGCAACGAGAAATTCGTGGTACCCCCCGGGGTGATGTGGGCAAAAATCGATCCAGAGAGCGGGAAACTTGCCTATGAAGGTATGCCGGATGCCATTGATGAGGTCTTTTTAGAAGGTACGGTGCCAAGCGAAATGGCTTTGGACCCAAGTGTCGCCGATCCGACGGATTTCATGATGGAGCAGCAGGCCGACACGATTGATACGCAGTGA
- a CDS encoding RNA methyltransferase translates to MHRFHPDSVSLGDVELLPASADDVIHVLRPLLSEERMQRIEQVINHRIGSVTAVLEDVFDPHNVAAVMRSAEAFGTQALHLVERGQDFKLSSRVAQGTQRWIDLQIHRDAKKCVSWLKRQGFKVLVADGNSDDGYDLNDLKYIKKVAMVFGNEHQGVSDELRQMADGSFAIGMRGFVESLNISVAAALSLYTVTSERSGDLDEESKAHLKARFMLASVDRGEEIIKEALSRGIYTNGKTQK, encoded by the coding sequence ATGCATCGTTTTCATCCCGATTCCGTCTCGTTAGGAGACGTGGAGTTGCTTCCCGCGTCAGCTGATGATGTGATTCACGTACTGCGCCCTTTGCTGAGCGAAGAGCGCATGCAGCGTATTGAGCAAGTCATCAATCATCGAATTGGCTCGGTCACTGCGGTGCTCGAAGACGTTTTCGATCCTCATAATGTGGCGGCTGTGATGCGATCGGCCGAAGCGTTTGGAACTCAGGCCTTGCACTTGGTTGAGCGAGGACAGGATTTCAAGCTTTCAAGTCGTGTAGCGCAAGGCACTCAGCGCTGGATTGATTTGCAGATCCATCGTGATGCAAAAAAATGTGTGTCCTGGCTGAAGCGGCAAGGTTTTAAGGTACTTGTAGCCGATGGGAATAGTGATGATGGCTATGATCTTAACGATCTGAAATACATTAAAAAAGTTGCCATGGTATTTGGTAACGAGCACCAAGGGGTCTCCGATGAGTTACGTCAAATGGCCGATGGCAGTTTTGCGATTGGCATGCGCGGTTTTGTCGAGAGCTTGAATATTTCGGTGGCTGCTGCGTTGAGCCTTTATACGGTGACTTCGGAGCGGTCCGGCGATCTCGATGAAGAAAGCAAAGCACATCTAAAAGCACGTTTCATGTTAGCATCCGTTGACCGAGGCGAAGAAATCATTAAGGAAGCCCTCAGTCGAGGGATCTACACGAATGGCAAAACGCAGAAGTAA
- a CDS encoding bifunctional (p)ppGpp synthetase/guanosine-3',5'-bis(diphosphate) 3'-pyrophosphohydrolase codes for MVPLSEIIGKVSAYHPGANIDLISKAYVYASQMHDGQSRKSGDPYFIHPSQVARIIAEMKLDTASVCAALLHDVVEDTAATNDDIEKLFGAEVSFLVDGVTKLGRVNFSSKEDQQAESFRKMLVAMARDIRVLMVKLADRLDNMRTLEHMKVDSQERIAQETLDIFAPLAGRLGMAWLKNELETLCFQYLKPETFNDLQRKSKKLARDRDKFIQDVTRRLESMLIERGFSVEVTGRIKYPYSIYRKMMQSGCDFEQVHDFGAFRVITETVSDCYAALGVVHSQWTPVPGRFKDYIALPKPNMYQSLHTTVLGPGHRRIEVQIRTREMHQIAERGIAAHWKYKEGESGMDERDAARFTWLRQLMEFQKDVHDPAEFLESVKVDLFHDEVFVFTPKGDVKVFPRGATPLDFAYAIHSDIGHHCTGARVNDAIVPLRHQLHNGDTIEIIGSEHQRPSKDWLDFVVTGRARSRIRAFLRNEQHQRSISLGKEILERAMRRESLSYSKLVKSGEINKVAEKLRTGTAEELFSRLGYGKLAPLQVLDVVKPERRAEKESSEAGGHADLEHEHHPSKRHEHHDGIQIGGIEDVLVRFGRCCNPIPGDAVIGWITRGRGVTVHRRECQKAMTLDPERRVAVTWSGQSKSEMPARIRVICSDRPGILKDVSHVFTDTGLNIIGATVTTSKSGQADNIFQFSIDDVSKLRVLIRNILKVSGVQDVHRL; via the coding sequence ATGGTCCCGCTCAGCGAAATTATTGGGAAAGTATCTGCCTATCATCCTGGCGCTAATATTGATCTGATCAGTAAGGCTTATGTTTATGCCTCACAGATGCACGACGGACAGAGTCGGAAGTCGGGGGATCCGTATTTTATCCACCCATCCCAGGTCGCTAGAATTATAGCAGAAATGAAACTCGATACGGCGAGTGTGTGTGCGGCGCTTTTGCACGACGTTGTTGAAGACACTGCCGCAACGAACGACGATATCGAAAAACTTTTTGGTGCCGAGGTTTCCTTTTTGGTGGATGGCGTAACCAAGCTTGGTCGCGTTAACTTTAGTTCAAAAGAAGATCAGCAAGCGGAAAGTTTTCGTAAGATGTTGGTTGCGATGGCACGCGATATTCGCGTGCTGATGGTTAAGTTGGCAGACCGCCTCGATAACATGCGCACGCTCGAGCACATGAAGGTGGATTCACAGGAACGCATTGCACAAGAAACCTTGGATATTTTCGCGCCTCTTGCCGGACGTTTGGGGATGGCGTGGCTCAAAAACGAGCTTGAGACTTTATGTTTCCAATACCTAAAACCTGAGACCTTCAACGATTTGCAGCGCAAGTCCAAGAAGCTCGCCCGCGATCGCGACAAGTTTATTCAGGATGTGACCCGTCGTTTAGAGAGCATGTTAATTGAACGCGGCTTTTCTGTGGAAGTCACAGGGCGTATCAAATATCCCTATTCGATCTACCGAAAAATGATGCAATCGGGTTGTGATTTCGAGCAAGTTCATGATTTTGGTGCGTTTCGAGTTATCACGGAGACGGTTTCAGATTGCTATGCAGCACTTGGCGTAGTGCATTCGCAATGGACGCCGGTGCCGGGTCGTTTTAAAGACTATATCGCTTTGCCGAAACCCAACATGTACCAATCACTGCACACCACCGTGCTTGGTCCGGGCCATCGCCGAATCGAAGTTCAAATCCGAACAAGAGAGATGCACCAAATCGCCGAAAGAGGCATTGCTGCACACTGGAAATACAAAGAGGGCGAAAGTGGCATGGACGAACGCGACGCCGCGCGTTTTACCTGGTTACGCCAGCTCATGGAGTTCCAGAAGGATGTGCACGATCCGGCAGAATTCCTTGAGAGCGTTAAAGTCGATCTGTTTCACGATGAAGTTTTTGTGTTTACCCCGAAGGGTGATGTTAAAGTTTTTCCGAGAGGGGCAACGCCTCTTGATTTCGCCTATGCGATCCATTCGGATATCGGTCATCATTGCACGGGCGCACGGGTTAATGATGCGATTGTTCCGTTGCGGCATCAGCTGCACAATGGCGACACCATTGAAATCATCGGCAGCGAGCATCAACGACCTTCCAAAGACTGGCTCGATTTTGTTGTGACTGGACGTGCCCGATCTCGGATACGGGCTTTCTTACGGAATGAACAACATCAACGAAGCATTTCGCTGGGCAAAGAAATTCTCGAGCGTGCGATGCGGCGCGAAAGTCTCTCGTACAGCAAACTAGTTAAAAGCGGCGAGATTAATAAAGTTGCGGAGAAGTTACGTACTGGAACAGCAGAAGAGCTATTTTCACGTCTGGGATATGGCAAGCTAGCTCCTTTGCAAGTTCTCGATGTGGTCAAACCAGAACGACGTGCTGAAAAAGAATCGTCCGAAGCGGGCGGTCATGCCGACTTAGAGCATGAGCATCACCCCTCAAAGCGCCATGAACATCACGACGGTATACAAATCGGAGGTATCGAGGATGTACTAGTTCGTTTTGGGCGCTGTTGTAATCCGATTCCTGGCGATGCCGTTATCGGTTGGATTACACGTGGTCGAGGTGTCACCGTTCATCGGCGGGAATGCCAAAAGGCGATGACTCTGGATCCTGAACGGCGCGTAGCCGTCACCTGGTCGGGGCAATCGAAGTCGGAGATGCCAGCGCGAATTCGTGTGATTTGCTCGGATCGTCCCGGTATTTTGAAAGACGTGAGCCATGTTTTTACCGATACGGGTCTCAACATCATTGGCGCGACCGTTACGACCTCAAAAAGTGGCCAAGCTGACAATATCTTCCAGTTTAGCATTGATGATGTTAGCAAGCTGCGTGTGTTGATCAGAAACATTCTAAAAGTATCCGGTGTACAGGACGTGCATCGACTGTAG
- a CDS encoding GGDEF domain-containing protein: MSLLKFQRPPLETQAKGTVDVDRELSLNPLNLPERRYHNSLLALVQERTASGPWDWFRQCLSRVTDRGGYALALLPVLTDRIDTGHWPHHPTEFSTEIVIGLLILFGVHRLYRKIDTFRAIAKQDPLTGLGNRMDFIEHLVTMKRRARQTGMQFALAYIDLNDFKLINDAYGHTIGDQVLEAIAGGLRRSIRSGLDHCFRLGGDEFAVLLSHTEASQGLNILKRGLQDTPVPVIDRLSCAIGIVSGGAPQDATPVEELVERADALMYRAKARVLPYSQSRTERYTQLQIGKASCNATSL, from the coding sequence ATGAGCCTGCTAAAATTTCAAAGACCGCCGTTAGAGACACAAGCCAAAGGTACGGTCGATGTGGATCGCGAGCTTAGCCTCAATCCATTGAATCTGCCCGAGCGTCGTTACCACAACTCGCTTTTGGCCTTGGTGCAAGAGCGTACGGCCTCAGGACCATGGGACTGGTTCCGGCAGTGTTTATCGAGGGTTACGGATCGGGGTGGTTACGCGCTCGCGCTCTTGCCCGTGCTCACGGATCGCATCGACACAGGACACTGGCCGCACCATCCCACCGAGTTTTCCACGGAAATCGTGATTGGTTTGTTAATCCTGTTTGGAGTTCATCGTTTGTATCGCAAGATCGACACATTTAGAGCGATCGCTAAACAAGATCCTCTTACCGGCCTTGGAAACCGAATGGATTTTATTGAGCATTTGGTGACAATGAAACGCAGGGCCCGCCAAACGGGGATGCAGTTTGCTCTGGCTTACATCGACCTTAATGATTTTAAGCTCATTAATGATGCCTACGGACACACGATTGGTGATCAAGTCCTTGAAGCGATCGCTGGCGGACTTCGGCGTTCGATTCGTAGCGGTCTCGACCATTGTTTTCGGTTGGGTGGGGATGAGTTTGCAGTTCTGCTGTCGCATACCGAGGCAAGCCAAGGGCTCAATATTTTGAAACGAGGTCTGCAGGACACGCCCGTTCCGGTTATCGATCGCCTAAGTTGCGCGATTGGTATCGTGAGCGGCGGCGCCCCTCAAGACGCAACGCCAGTTGAGGAATTGGTAGAGCGCGCCGATGCGTTAATGTATCGAGCCAAAGCTCGCGTGTTGCCCTATTCGCAAAGTCGAACGGAACGCTATACGCAACTTCAAATTGGAAAGGCTTCCTGCAATGCAACCTCGCTTTGA
- a CDS encoding LysR family transcriptional regulator: protein MGQLNYQHLQYFWTVAREGSIVGASKVLHVSSPTISVQINQLESLYGHELLLRQGRSLRLTEKGHAVFKYADTIFRTGDELEKFLMGQPAGAPAHVDIGITPVFPKTVTWKLLQPILNMTPSCTVTFHEANQEALLNRLLGQQLDFFISDTTVDSQAGLKLHNHSLGESDVIIMGSSKLARRYRRNFPNSLNGAPFLLPTSGNALRRAMDNWFDNQRISVRVVADFDDYSLLKTAGAEGYGLFPFPSIVKKDAKSRFGAEQIGCAQGVVEKFYCVSTARKNVHPALALLIAHHSGQSTTIR, encoded by the coding sequence GTGGGGCAACTCAACTATCAACATCTTCAGTACTTTTGGACTGTTGCGCGTGAGGGCAGCATCGTGGGGGCTTCAAAGGTGCTGCATGTTTCCTCCCCCACCATCAGCGTGCAAATCAACCAACTGGAATCCCTCTATGGTCACGAGCTCTTGTTGCGGCAAGGCAGAAGTTTACGGCTTACAGAAAAGGGACATGCCGTCTTTAAGTATGCAGATACGATTTTTCGAACCGGCGACGAGCTCGAAAAGTTTCTCATGGGTCAACCCGCCGGAGCGCCTGCGCATGTGGATATAGGAATCACCCCTGTATTTCCTAAGACTGTAACGTGGAAGCTTTTGCAACCTATATTAAACATGACTCCCTCCTGCACGGTGACTTTTCATGAGGCAAACCAAGAAGCCTTGCTAAACCGCCTTCTTGGGCAGCAGCTCGATTTTTTTATCTCCGACACCACCGTGGATTCGCAAGCGGGCCTGAAGCTTCATAACCATTCACTTGGTGAAAGTGACGTGATCATCATGGGGTCAAGCAAACTTGCGCGGCGCTATCGGCGCAACTTTCCCAATTCACTCAACGGAGCACCCTTCTTGTTGCCCACCTCTGGAAACGCGCTAAGACGGGCAATGGACAACTGGTTTGATAACCAACGAATCAGTGTACGGGTCGTTGCAGATTTCGACGATTATTCCTTGCTCAAAACGGCGGGGGCAGAGGGCTATGGCTTATTCCCCTTCCCGTCCATTGTGAAAAAGGACGCCAAATCCCGCTTCGGTGCTGAACAGATTGGCTGTGCACAGGGCGTTGTCGAAAAGTTTTATTGCGTTTCGACCGCCAGGAAAAATGTCCATCCAGCGCTCGCGTTATTAATCGCACACCATTCGGGCCAAAGCACCACCATCCGTTGA